Part of the Sulfuricurvum kujiense DSM 16994 genome, TGGCACAATTGCGCTCCGGTGAACTCAAAGGGGCAACACGGCTAACTCTCCGTGAGAACCTCACCTCTTTCCCCGAAGAGATATTCGATCTGGCCGATACTTTAGAGATTCTGGATCTGAGCAACAACCGCCTCTCTTCGCTTCCAAATGATATAAACAGACTGAAAAAACTGAAAATAGCCTTCTTCTCCAATAACCGCTTTACCTCCCTCCCCTCGTTCAAAGGGTGCGAACACCTTTATATGGTAGGATTTAAAAGCAATCAGATCGAAACCTTTGACGAAGAAGTTCTTCCTGAGTCTATCAGCTGGCTCATTCTGACCGACAACCGCCTCGTAAACCTTCCCCGCTCTATCGGAAACTTGTGCAAACTGCAAAAATGTGCACTGGCAGGGAACCAACTCGAATCACTCCCCGACGAGATGGCCTCATGCCGGAACTTAGAGCTTCTCCGCCTCTCGGCGAATAACCTCCATGAGATCCCCTCATGGCTATGGAATCTGCCGAAACTCTCATGGCTCGCCTTTTCGGGGAATCCGTGCAGTCCGAAGGCTCAGTTTGAACTTCAAGAGATTGCCTACGAATCGTTAGAGGTGAAAGAAAAATTGGGTTCGGGGGCTTCGGGGGATATTTACAAAGCCTACTCAAACGCGGATGAACAGTCCGTTGCCCTGAAACTCTTCAAAGGTGCCATCACGAGCGACGGCTATGCCCACGATGAGATGAACGCCACCATGAGTACCGGGGAGCATCCGAACCTCATCAAAGTCCTCTCGAAAGTAGCGGGGGATGAGCGTCTGGGGCTGGTACTCGAATACATCCCCGATGTATACCGCAATCTCGGACTTCCCCCCGATTTTGAGACCTGCACCCGCGATACGTTCACCGAAGAGACCTCATTTTCTATCGAAACCGTCTACGCCGTCGCAAAAGCTATTGCCTCTGCAGCGGCACACCTGCACGCACGAGGGCTGATGCACGGCGATCTCTACGCCCACAACATCCTCATCAACGACGATGACCACTGCTATCTTGGGGATTTCGGCGCGGCGAGCTTTTACGAACCGTGCGAAAAAGCATTTGAGAAAATCGAAGTGCGGGCATTCGGATGCCTTATCGAAGATATGCTCTCGCTCTGCCCTGCCAAAGAGGGAGCTATCTATACTATGTTAGAAGAGCTAAGAGAGAAATGTATGAATGAAGCAGTAGAAGAGAGACCGCTATTTAGTGAGATGGGGTTGTAATAAACACAACCTCAAATTCGAGATAGTTCAGCGGATACGTTTCCATCAGTTTTTTCGTCTGCGTAAAATCAAGAACTCTGCGTCCTCCGCTCACCCCGCTGCGCTTGATATAGCGAAACATCTCTCTGACCGAATCAAATTCTAACGTCGTGTGGAGCACTTCGAACCGTGCGTCCAGATATTTCTCGGCAATAGCCATCACCTCGTC contains:
- a CDS encoding leucine-rich repeat-containing protein kinase family protein, translating into MHTLAQLRSGELKGATRLTLRENLTSFPEEIFDLADTLEILDLSNNRLSSLPNDINRLKKLKIAFFSNNRFTSLPSFKGCEHLYMVGFKSNQIETFDEEVLPESISWLILTDNRLVNLPRSIGNLCKLQKCALAGNQLESLPDEMASCRNLELLRLSANNLHEIPSWLWNLPKLSWLAFSGNPCSPKAQFELQEIAYESLEVKEKLGSGASGDIYKAYSNADEQSVALKLFKGAITSDGYAHDEMNATMSTGEHPNLIKVLSKVAGDERLGLVLEYIPDVYRNLGLPPDFETCTRDTFTEETSFSIETVYAVAKAIASAAAHLHARGLMHGDLYAHNILINDDDHCYLGDFGAASFYEPCEKAFEKIEVRAFGCLIEDMLSLCPAKEGAIYTMLEELREKCMNEAVEERPLFSEMGL